A part of Meles meles unplaced genomic scaffold, mMelMel3.1 paternal haplotype, whole genome shotgun sequence genomic DNA contains:
- the LOC123936371 gene encoding 60S ribosomal protein L21-like: protein MTNTKGRRRGTRYMFSRPFRKHGVVPLATYMRIYKKGDIVDIKGMGTVQKGMPHKCYHGKTGRVYNVTQHAVGIVVNKQVKGKILAKRINVRIEHIKHSKSRDSFLKRVKENDQKKKEAKEKGTWVQLKRQPAPPREAHFVRSNGKEPELLEPIPYEFMA from the coding sequence ATGACCAAcacaaagggaaggaggaggggtaCCCGTTACATGTTCTCTAGGCCTTTCAGAAAACATGGAGTTGTTCCTTTGGCCACGTACATGCGAATCTACAAGAAAGGTGATATTGTGGACATCAAGGGAATGGGCACTGTTCAAAAGGGAATGCCCCACAAATGTTACCATGGCAAAACTGGAAGAGTCTACAATGTTACTCAGCATGCTGTTGGCATTGTTGTCAACAAACAAGTTAAGGGCAAGATTCTTGCCAAGAGAATTAATGTACGCATTGAGCATATTAAACATTCAAAGAGCCGAGATAGCTTCCTGAAGCGtgtaaaggaaaatgatcagaaaaagaaggaagccaaagagaaaggtACTTGGGTTCAACTGAAGCGTCAGCCTGCTCCACCCAGAGAAGCACATTTTGTGAGAAGCAATGGAAAGGAGCCCGAACTGCTGGAACCCATTCCCTATGAATTCATGGcatga